From the genome of Chanos chanos chromosome 5, fChaCha1.1, whole genome shotgun sequence, one region includes:
- the toe1 gene encoding target of EGR1 protein 1: MTSPMTVPVIDVQSNNFKELWPAMVLAIKTSSFIALDTELSGLGARKDLLAESIEDRYKAICHAARTRSILSLGIACYKKLDDKADTTYLVQVYNLTLLCTEEYIIEPQSVQFLVQHGFDFNKQYAQGIPHYKGNDKGGDAHGINMRSLYVELLRASKPLVVHNGLIDMVFLYQCFYAHLPEKLGTFTADLSQMFPSGVYDTKYATEYELRYTASYLEYAYKKCKLDNSRSIEGGGSGPRMFLEFCNYAGHMQNYVDYRPCIDQQSQQAPQNICVQFSAYGWCPNGSRCSMSHDTDLIIQQDERSREDKRKKRKRKKKQKAVQEEANAPVEKERCASPDSKRANVEDMEQEEKRQDQEGTGTGTGPPVPQPVSGAEAADKNPPNTTAGEENRNSVSESKPDTSDGPHSATLTPETGDGTKDRKLEGGTHRAGFDAFMTGYIFAFASCLAAKPEESNPESWVPGCANKLYLSGKSVPLHVAKSTFSKSSKAHVRKMDFVWGKSGRENQNGGHSVK; the protein is encoded by the exons ATGACATCGCCGATGACAGTTCCAGTTATTGACGTCCAGAGCAATAATTTCAAGGAGTTATGGCCTGCGATGGTGCTAGCCATTAAAACGTCCTCGTTCATCGCCTTGGATACG gAACTTAGTGGTCTGGGTGCAAGGAAGGACCTACTAGCTGA GTCCATTGAGGACAGGTATAAAGCTATATGTCATGCCGCTCGCACACGCTCCATTTTGTCACTGGGCATCGCTTGTTACAAGAAACTGGATGACAAA GCGGACACCACGTACCTGGTCCAAGTTTACAACCTAACATTGCTGTGTACAGAGGAATACATCATCGAACCCCAGTCAGTGCAGTTCCTGGTTCAGCATGGTTTTGACTTCAACAAACAGTATGCACAAGGCATCCCGCATTATAAAGGCAACGATAAG gggggTGATGCCCATGGCATAAACATGCGTTCGTTATACGTGGAACTCCTCCGGGCCAGTAAGCCCTTAGTGGTCCATAATGGTTTGATTGACATGGTGTTCCTGTACCAGTGCTTCTACGCTCACCTGCCAGAGAAACTGGGCACCTTCACCGCCGACCTGTCCCAGATGTTTCCCTCCGGCGTTTACGACACCAAATACGCCACGGAGTACGAGCTGCGCTACACGGCCTCCTACCTGGAATACGCTTACAAGAAATG TAAACTGGACAATTCCAGATCCATCGAGGGTGGTGGGAGTGGACCTCGGATGTTTCTGGAATTCTGTAACTACGCTGGACACATGCAAAACTACGTTGACTACAGACCCTGCATAGACCAGCAGAGCCAACAAGCCCCCCAGAACATTTGTGTCCAGTTCTCT GCTTACGGGTGGTGTCCTAACGGCTCTCGGTGTTCCATGTCACATGACACCGACCTGATCATCCAACAGGACGAGAGGAGTAGGgaggacaagaggaagaagagaaaacgTAAGAAGAAACAGAAGGCAGTGCAAGAGGAGGCGAACGCGCCAGTGGAGAAGGAGCGCTGCGCCTCCCCCGACTCCAAACGGGCAAACGTGGAGGACATGGAGCAAGAGGAAAAGCGGCAGGACCAGGAGGGGACGGGAACGGGAACGGGTCCCCCGGTCCCTCAACCTGTGTCGGGAGCCGAGGCCGCGGATAAGAACCCGCCGAACACAACGGCcggagaagagaacagaaacagcGTTTCAGAGTCAAAGCCGGACACCAGCGACGGGCCCCACAGCGCGACGCTGACCCCGGAGACGGGGGACGGTACGAAGGACAGGAAGCTGGAGGGGGGCACCCACAGGGCGGGGTTTGACGCTTTCATGACCGGGTACATTTTCGCCTTCGCCAGCTGTCTCGCGGCCAAGCCAGAGGAGTCGAACCCGGAGTCCTGGGTCCCCGGGTGCGCGAACAAGCTTTACCTGAGCGGCAAGTCAGTGCCTCTGCACGTGGCCAAAAGCACCTTCTCAAAGTCGTCGAAAGCTCACGTGCGCAAGATGGACTTTGTCTGGGGGAAGAGTGGCCGAGAGAACCAAAACGGAGGACACAGCGTGAAGTGA
- the LOC115811694 gene encoding 52 kDa repressor of the inhibitor of the protein kinase encodes MGGCSAPNCSNSTTIGKQLFRFPKDPVRMRKWLINCRRDFVPTPCSRLCQDHFEESQFEEIARSPAGGRKLKPNAIPTLFNVPDPPSPITPHIVLPIKHEPVEKDLNVGDHGYARRQPKEDLEDEAGLQRAEEERPCSLCQHYKTQLEQQQQHIARLQREAKDMKKRLQKLNKIERGLQMFLYEDQIRALTLAKRSRRAVWSQDTVLTARKIRCAVGVKGYEFLRELGYPLPSYRTLCNRLEPKMMVTTSMQEELAELGLGILTECNGSEGNAANDEGLIGVMT; translated from the exons ATGGGTGGATGTTCTGCTCCAAACTGCTCTAACTCTACAACAATAGGAAAACAACTCTTTCGCTTTCCGAAAGATCCTGTACGTATGAGGAAATGGCTTATAAACTGTCGGCGTGACTTTGTGCCAACCCCTTGCTCCAGGCTGTGTCAG GACCATTTTGAAGAGAGTCAATTTGAAGAAATCGCCAGATCGCCAGCAGGGGGAAGGAAACTCAAACCGAATGCTATACCAACCCTATTCAACGTGCCTGACCCCCCCTCACCAATCACACCACATATTGTATTACCAATTAAACACGAGCCAG TGGAGAAGGACCTGAATGTTGGCGACCATGGTTACGCTCGCAGGCAACCCAAAGAGGATTTAGAAGACGAGGCAGGTCTTCAAAGGGCTGAAGAAGAACGgccttgttctctctgtcagcactACAAGACCCAGCTGgagcaacagcagcaacacaTAGCCAGACTCCAGAGAGAGGCAA AGGATATGAAAAAGCGCCTTCAGAAGCTGAATAAAATCGAGAGGGGTCTGCAGATGTTCCTGTACGAGGATCAGATCCGGGCCCTCACTCTGGCCAAGCGGTCCCGTCGGGCCGTTTGGTCCCAAGACACTGTCCTGACCGCTCGCAAGATCCGCTGCGCCGTCGGGGTCAAAGGGTACGAATTTCTCCGAGAGCTGGGATACCCGCTTCCTTCCTACAGGACTCTGTGCAATCGCCTGGAGCCTAAGATGATGGTGACGACCAGCATGCAAGAGGAACTGGCTGAGCTGGGGCTGGGCATCCTTACCGAATGCAACGGGTCGGAGGGAAACGCAGCCAATGACGAGGGACTTATCGGAGTGATGACATGA
- the selenop2 gene encoding selenoprotein Pb, whose translation MMQGLWALCLSALPALLLASPLEVEGDRNASRICKPAPRWDISGQAPMSELQGKVVVVALLKASUHFCLTQAAKIGNLRDKLARGGLTEVAFLIVNEQAAESRAMYWELKRRAAKDIPVYQQTPLQDDVWKALQGEKDDFLVYDRCGLLTFHIVLPYSFLHFPYVEAAIIATYVRDICNCTLNSTAAVNNTLLMGEKLKRSNGTSPVSPHPNTRHTHHHHHERPHSHYLSEAQGHGQGNVHTAHDSQSHDHSESPEGPSAKLSV comes from the exons ATGATGCAGGGTCTTTGGGCTCTGTGTCTGTCGGCTCTCCCGGCGTTGCTCCTGGCCTCACCGCTGGAGGTGGAGGGAGACAGGAATGCCTCGCGGATCTGTAAGCCTGCTCCACGCTGGGACATATCAGGACAGGCTCCCATGTCTGAGCTACAGGGGAAAGTGGTGGTCGTCGCTCTGCTGAAAGCAAGCTGACACTTCTGTCTCACGCAGGCTGccaa AATAGGGAACCTGCGTGACAAGCTGGCCCGCGGCGGGTTGACCGAGGTGGCGTTTCTCATCGTGAACGAGCAGGCCGCCGAGTCCAGGGCCATGTACTGGGAGTTAAAACGCAGAGCGGCTAAGGACATCCCAGTTTACCAGCAGACTCCGCTGCAAGACGACGTCTGGAAGGCCctacagggagagaaagatgactTCTTGGTGTACGACAG GTGTGGCCTGCTGACCTTCCACATTGTTCTGCCGTACAGTTTTCTCCACTTTCCGTATGTAGAGGCAGCCATCATAGCCACTTACGTCAGAGACATCTGTAACTGCACC CTGAACTCTACTGCTGCTGTCAACAACACGTTGCTTATGGGAGAGAAACTCAAAAGGTCCAATGGAACTTCGCCTGTCTCTCCACACCCAAACACCcgacacacacatcatcaccaccacGAACGTCCTCATAGTCATTACCTGTCAGAGGCCCAGGGACATGGTCAGGGGAACGTACACACAGCTCATGATTCCCAAAGTCATGACCACAGTGAAAGCCCAGAGGGTCCATCTGCTAAGCTCTCTGTATAG
- the elovl8a gene encoding ELOVL fatty acid elongase 8a, producing the protein MKTAMVSQTISVWQRLQLFYYWVLENGDKRTDNWFLVYSPVPITCIFLCYLLIIWLGPKLMANRRPISIKPVLIVYNFAMVCLSAYMFYEFTVSSWLANYSLLCQPVDYGNSPLAMRMANVCWWFYFSKVIELSDTVFFILRKKNNQLTFLHVYHHATMIFNWWAGVKYVAGGQSFLIGLINSLVHVVMYLYYGLASLGPHMHRYLWWKRYLTCLQLLQFFIVTVHTAYNLFADCDFPDSMNAVVFGYALSLIALFTNFYYRSYISTKAKNT; encoded by the exons ATGAAGACAGCAATG GTATCACAAACAATCTCCGTGTGGCAGAGACTCCAGCTTTTTTACTACTGGGTTTTAGAGAATGGAG ACAAGAGGACAGATAATTGGTTCCTGGTCTATTCTCCTGTGCCAATCACGTGCATCTTTCTTTGCTACCTGCTTATCATATGGCTTGGCCCAAAGCTGATGGCTAACCGACGGCCAATCAGCATCAAACCTGTCCTGATTGTGTATAACTTTGCAATGGTGTGTCTCTCAGCATACATGTTCTATGAG TTCACAGTGAGTTCCTGGTTGGCCAACTACAGCCTGTTGTGTCAGCCTGTGGACTATGGCAACAGTCCGCTGGCAATGCGG ATGGCAAATGTGTGTTGGTGGTTTTACTTCTCCAAAGTCATTGAGCTTAGTGACACA GTGTTCTTCATCCTGAGGAAGAAGAACAATCAGCTGACTTTCCTGCACGTCTATCACCACGCCACTATGATCTTTAACTGGTGGGCGGGAGTCAAGTATGTGGCCGGGGGACAAT CCTTTCTCATTGGTCTAATTAACTCTCTGGTCCATGTGGTGATGTACTTGTACTATGGCTTAGCCTCACTGGGCCCCCACATGCACAGATACCTGTGGTGGAAACGTTACCTCACCTGTCTACAGCTG CTCCAGTTCTTCATCGTGACGGTCCACACCGCCTACAACCTCTTCGCCGACTGCGACTTTCCCGATTCCATGAACGCCGTCGTTTTTGGCTACGCGCTCAGCCTCATCGCGCTCTTCACCAACTTCTACTACCGCAGCTACATCTCAACGAAGGccaagaacacatga